The nucleotide window CGTCCACGTCCCACTTGTGAGCGCCCTTCGCCCGCGCGACGTACACCGGGAACGGGTCCATCATCCGGGCGTCGTGGGTCACGCCGGTCGGGAACACGCCCTTCGCGGTCTCGAACCGCTGTTTGGAGCCCGCGAACTCGGCGGCGTACCGGTCGACGAGCGAGCGTGTGGCGGTCGCGGACATGAACGAACTCCGAAAATGCGAGCGGGGGCGTGAGCCCCTGAGAACCCAATAAATCGCGTACTGTTCGTTGTAGGAAGTGCCTTCGTTCGATCACGACGGAAGGGTGAGCCGGGGTTCACGTCCTGGTTGCAGCGTTTGCGGTGTACTCTGGCTGTGTTCTGTTCTTGAGTGTGGCCCGCTCGCTCCGCGAGCGGTTGTGAAATCATTCGGACCGTGCCGCGGGCTGCGAATCTGAGGCCCCAAGCACCGCTTGCGGAGCGAGCGGGCCGCACTCAAGAACACAACTGCACAAGTAATACCGTCCGCTCACCGGCTCTGCTGTCACCGCGCGTCCACCGGGAGCGTGGACACCTTCTCTTTCAACACGTCCTCGAACACGATCGTGTAGAGCTGCGACAACTGGGGCAGCGGGTAGTACGCGAGCAGCGTGTGAACCTGGCCCTGGTTCCCCAGCGCGCGGCCGGCTTTGGTGCGGATCTCGTTGCTGGTCGGCACCGGCGGCGGGCCGCTGGCGACCACCGGCAGTGTTCGCGGCGGGAGCCGCAGCCCGTTCTCCGATGCGAGTCGCTCCAGGTGCCCTTTCCGTAACGCTAATCGATACTTGATAGGGTCGCCGCCGGCCTCGCTCGCGGCCAGTTTCCGCAAATCGACCGCCCAGCGCGCCTCGCGCAAGAACTCTTTCGCGCCCAGTGGCCCGGCCACCGCGTGAATCACTGTACCATCGCTCAGGCAGAAGTAGGACGCCACGTTCCCGCCGATCTTGACCCCGTTCACCACCTGGAACGTCCCGACCTTCTGGTGCGTCGCCTCGAAGTTGTCGCTCAGGAACCGGCCCACGGAATCGTCGGACAGTGCCCCCTCACGGAGGGCTTGAGCGTTGTTTCACGTGAACCCCGGGTCGTCAAAGTGACCGGAGATGTGCAACACCAGCAGCATCTTCTTCGAGTTCCGCGCTTCCTCCGCGGCCTCGGTCATCCCGGGGTGGAACTTCACCTTGGTGTTGAACGTCTGGCACCGCTCCGCGGGCAGGAACTCGCTCGCCGGGAGCCGGAACTCCGCCGGCGCGGGCGCGTTCGCGACCGCGGGTTCGGCAGGGACCGCGACCGGAACGAGCACCGGCACCGCGGTGAACTGCGTGCGGACCACGATCTCGCGCGGCCTCGGGGCGACCGGCGTCGGTTCCGGCAGCGGCGGTTCGGGGGCCGACGCCGTCGGCGCTGGTGGTGGGGCGAGGAGTGCGAGCGCTGGCGCGGGCGTTTCGCGCACCCGGACCAGGATCGCGCCCAGAATAAACGCCCAGAGCGGCAGGCCGATCGCGGCCACCGTGCGCCAGTCGATGGCGTGGATCAAGCTCGCGCGTAGGGGAGGGGGAAGGGGCGTGGGCGGCCGAGCGGGAACCGACATGGGGCGCTCCTTGACGGGAAAGGGCAGCGTCGCCATGTCGAACGCCGGGGCGTGGCCGGCGTTGGCAAAAATTTCGACCGTCGCTCACACGCCCCGCGCGTTCGGCTCCCAGATGTATTTGTGCATCTGGAGCTGCATCCGCACCCGGTGCAGGCCGGACGCGAGCAGCCAGCCGACCAGTTCCACGGGCTTCAGGTCCGAGAACACGCAGCTCACCAGACAGGCGAACCGCTCGTCCAGCTTGTGCGCGCGGATCACGCCCACGGCCCAGTCCCAGTCGGCGCGGGACGCGATCACGAACTTGATCTGGTCGGTGGGCTTCAGCGCGTCGAAGTTCGCCCACCGGTTTCGGTGGCTCTCGCCGCTGGCGGGGCACTTCACGTCCATGATGATGTGGACGCGCGGATCGACGGCGCTGACGTCGTGCGCGCCGCTGGTCTCCAGTAGCACCGTTTTGCCCGCGGCGCACAGCTCGCTCATGAGCGGGAGCACGTCGGGTTGCAGGAGCGGTTCGCCGCCGGTGATTTCGACCAGCGGGCACCCGAAACTCAACACCTTCCCCAGCACCTCGGCCCGGGGCACGCGGGTGCCTTGGGTGAACGCGTGCGGGGTGTCGCACCACCGGCACCGGGAGTCGCACACGGAGGTGCGGACGAACACGCACGGCAGGCCGGCGAACGTCGACTCGCCCTGCACGCTCAGGTAGATCTCGTGGACCAGCAGTTCGCCCGCCGGCAGGTCGCGCAGAAGGGTCACGCGGTGCCGCGCCTCGGGGGGCACGTCGGCCAGTAAAGTGCGCTTCGGTTCGCTCATCTACTCATCTTAGCAACCCGGAATTTCCTTGCGACCCCGGCGCAAGCGGGCTATACGCTCGCGATTCCATAAAAACCGCCCGCCGTGCACGGAGGCACCCGATGCGCCACCCGCTCGCGCTCTCGCTCACACTGCTCGCCGGCAGCACGTTCGCGCTCGCCCAGCCGCCGGCCGCCAACCCGAACCTCGCCGCGACCGTCAACGGGGAGCAGATCACGCTCGCCGAGGTGGACGCGCTCCTCAAAACGACGCTCCCGCTCACCCCGCTGACCGCGGCGCAGAAGCGCCAGATGCGGGTCGAGGTGCTCGCGGACATGGTGGACGATGTCCTGCTCCGGCAGTTCTTGCGAAAGAACGGGCCGAAGGTCGACCCCGCCGAGATCGACGCCCAGCTCAAGGCCTTCGGCGAGAAGCTAAAGGCCGAGGGCAAAACGCTCGCGGACTTCTACCGGGAGACCGGGCAGACCGAGGCGCAAGTGAAGGAGGCGTGGACCACCGCGATGCAGCTCACCGGTTACGTGAAGAGCAACGCGACTGAGGAGCAACTGAAGGCGTACTTCGCGGCGAACAAGGACCACTTCGACCGCGTGGAGGTCAAGGTGCGGCACGTGGTGCTGCGTGCCGGCAAGAGCGCGTCGCCCGCGGAGCGCGCCGCCGCAAAGGAGAAGCTCGAAGCGATCCGCGCCGACATCGCGGGCGGGAAGCTCGATTTCGCGGACGCGGCGAAGAAGCACTCCCACTGTCCGAGCGGCCCGGCCGGCGGCGACATCGGCGTCATTTATCGCAAGGGCGGCATCGTGGACGAGGCGTTCGCAAAGGCCGCGTTCGCGCTGAAGCCCGGCGAACTGAGCGGGGTGGTCGAAACCGATTTCGGCTATCACCTCATTCAGGTGACCGAGCGCAAACCCGGGACCCCGACGACGTACGACAAATCCGCAACGGACGTGCTCGATACCTACAGCGACGAGTTCCGCGCCGACCTGATCGCCAAGCTCCGCAAACAGGGTCAAATTCAGATCACTGTTCCCTAGCCGCGTTCCGCGTTCCAAGTTCCAGGTTTCAAGATAAAAGCAGGTACACAAACGACTTTCCGTTTTCGTACCTGCACCCTGGAGCGCGGAACCCGGACCTCGCCGAACGGCTTTGTGACACTTTTCACTTGCACCGAGCCGCGGCAGCTTGTTAAGTTAATTGCACGTAATCTGTACACGCGGGAGAGTGAGCTATCGTGCCCGCCACCCTTTTCGACCTCACGGGCCGCGTTGCTCTCGTTACCGGCGGCAACAAGGGGCTCGGCAAGGCGATGGCTCGTGGGCTCGCGGAGGCCGGGGCTGATGTCGTCATCGCCAGCCGGAACGAATCCGAACTTCAGGGGGCGCTCGAAGACATTCTTGCCGGGACCGGGCGCCGCGGGGCGTACCGCGTGACCGACGTTTCTGTGCGAGACGATGTCACGAAACTCGCGGCGTTCGCGTTAGAGAAGATGGGACGGGTCGACATCCTGGTGAACAACGCCGGTATGAACGCCCCGCAGGCTATCGACGCCGTGACCGACGAGATCTGGGACCGCGTGGTCGAGGTGAACCTGAGTTCCGTGATGGCTCTCACCCGCGAACTCGTGCCGCAGATGAAAGAGCGGCGCTGGGGGCGGGTGGTTCACATCTCATCGATCATGGGGCAGGTGTCGAAAGAGCGCCGGAACGTTTACTCGGCCACCAAGGCCGCGCTGATGGGGCTGGCTCGCGCGAGCGCGCTTGATTTGGGGCCGTTCGGAATTACGGTCAACTGTATCGCCCCCGGGCCGTTTATGACTGACATGCCGATGTCGGTGCTGTCGGAACCCGAGAAGCAGGCGTTTGCGGATCGGACCGCACTG belongs to Gemmata obscuriglobus and includes:
- a CDS encoding SDR family NAD(P)-dependent oxidoreductase; this encodes MPATLFDLTGRVALVTGGNKGLGKAMARGLAEAGADVVIASRNESELQGALEDILAGTGRRGAYRVTDVSVRDDVTKLAAFALEKMGRVDILVNNAGMNAPQAIDAVTDEIWDRVVEVNLSSVMALTRELVPQMKERRWGRVVHISSIMGQVSKERRNVYSATKAALMGLARASALDLGPFGITVNCIAPGPFMTDMPMSVLSEPEKQAFADRTALGRWAKPTELVGPVLMLCSEAGSYVTGQTLFVDGGYLAR
- a CDS encoding 7-carboxy-7-deazaguanine synthase QueE, coding for MSEPKRTLLADVPPEARHRVTLLRDLPAGELLVHEIYLSVQGESTFAGLPCVFVRTSVCDSRCRWCDTPHAFTQGTRVPRAEVLGKVLSFGCPLVEITGGEPLLQPDVLPLMSELCAAGKTVLLETSGAHDVSAVDPRVHIIMDVKCPASGESHRNRWANFDALKPTDQIKFVIASRADWDWAVGVIRAHKLDERFACLVSCVFSDLKPVELVGWLLASGLHRVRMQLQMHKYIWEPNARGV
- a CDS encoding peptidylprolyl isomerase produces the protein MRHPLALSLTLLAGSTFALAQPPAANPNLAATVNGEQITLAEVDALLKTTLPLTPLTAAQKRQMRVEVLADMVDDVLLRQFLRKNGPKVDPAEIDAQLKAFGEKLKAEGKTLADFYRETGQTEAQVKEAWTTAMQLTGYVKSNATEEQLKAYFAANKDHFDRVEVKVRHVVLRAGKSASPAERAAAKEKLEAIRADIAGGKLDFADAAKKHSHCPSGPAGGDIGVIYRKGGIVDEAFAKAAFALKPGELSGVVETDFGYHLIQVTERKPGTPTTYDKSATDVLDTYSDEFRADLIAKLRKQGQIQITVP